The following are encoded together in the Acidobacteriota bacterium genome:
- a CDS encoding LLM class flavin-dependent oxidoreductase: MDFGVCVASKIDDIGYIEKAEALGYSHAWVADSQMIWSDCYAVLALAAERTSRIKLGTGVAITGTRIAPVTAHSIATINRLAPGRTFLGIGAGNTALRLMGHRPVGVREFGEYLRVVRALLDGEEVDFTFRGRSEPLRFLMKEQGFIATEPRIPMYVSGFGPKSQGLAGEVGDGLVMSIPPNASLFDRAIENCRRGAEAGGRSFDRDGFYTCSLTTAVILGPGEDLTSPRVIEECGPFVLSGLHYLYDQQHQFDREPPPHVRPVWDEYCALVEQTPARGRHLRVHAGHCTYSLPEEERFVTPDLIRASCLVGTAEDVRAQVRTLSDAGLDQLMLLPSLATQERVIQQFHDEVMARS, from the coding sequence ATGGACTTCGGCGTCTGCGTCGCCAGCAAGATCGACGACATCGGCTACATCGAGAAGGCGGAAGCCCTCGGCTACAGCCATGCCTGGGTGGCGGACAGCCAGATGATCTGGTCGGACTGCTACGCGGTGCTGGCGCTGGCAGCGGAACGGACCAGCCGGATCAAGCTGGGGACCGGGGTGGCGATCACCGGCACGCGGATCGCGCCGGTGACGGCGCACAGCATCGCGACGATCAACCGGCTGGCGCCAGGCCGCACCTTCCTGGGCATCGGCGCGGGGAACACGGCGCTCCGGCTGATGGGGCACCGCCCGGTCGGCGTCAGGGAGTTCGGCGAGTACCTGCGCGTGGTGCGGGCGCTACTCGACGGCGAGGAGGTTGATTTCACCTTCCGCGGGCGCAGCGAGCCGCTGCGCTTCCTGATGAAGGAACAGGGCTTCATCGCCACCGAACCGCGGATTCCGATGTACGTCTCCGGTTTCGGCCCGAAGAGCCAGGGTCTGGCCGGCGAAGTCGGTGACGGCCTCGTCATGTCGATCCCACCGAACGCCTCGCTGTTCGACCGCGCGATCGAGAACTGCCGCCGCGGCGCCGAGGCGGGCGGCCGGAGCTTCGACCGCGACGGCTTCTACACCTGTTCGCTCACCACCGCCGTGATTCTCGGGCCCGGCGAGGACCTGACCTCGCCGCGAGTGATCGAGGAGTGCGGTCCTTTCGTGCTCTCCGGCCTGCACTACCTCTACGACCAGCAGCATCAGTTCGACCGGGAGCCGCCGCCGCACGTGCGGCCGGTGTGGGACGAGTACTGCGCCCTGGTCGAACAGACGCCGGCGCGAGGACGCCACCTGCGCGTCCACGCGGGCCACTGCACCTACTCCCTGCCCGAAGAAGAGAGGTTCGTCACGCCGGACCTGATCCGCGCCTCCTGCCTTGTGGGTACGGCCGAGGACGTACGGGCCCAGGTCCGCACGCTCTCCGACGCCGGCCTGGACCAGCTCATGCTGCTGCCTTCCCTCGCCACCCAGGAACGGGTCATCCAGCAGTTCCACGACGAGGTCATGGCCCGTTCGTAG
- a CDS encoding amidohydrolase family protein → MFARTAEPGIGAPLLVAAWLVTGSVGWAESNEPKFHDVHFHLTNYVQRGITLNEFLEIAANDAGRTAVFGIPLQQKWDYFESGDRAPDYYLHSDSALYYYSFVDAIIAEEYQQLPPEDQARFDPMITGFNPTDMYAADHIRRVLEHYPNVFSGIGEFSIHKEFVTSKILGHTASLRNPALDRVLDFAAEAGLVVILHNDIDVVLPTGAYEPVHLEPLRELFRAHPGVPIIWAHTGLGRFVAPAVDHVELLDALLSDETFSHVHCDLSWDEVAKYIVRDETSLEAWAALLERHPDRFLFGTDSVAPSGRDPYLKTWRDYAPLWDRLSDTTLHAITIGNYERIFDEANRNVRAWEERMLKRRPE, encoded by the coding sequence GTGTTCGCCAGGACGGCCGAGCCGGGAATCGGAGCGCCGCTGCTCGTCGCGGCGTGGCTGGTCACGGGGTCGGTCGGCTGGGCGGAGTCGAACGAACCGAAGTTTCACGACGTCCACTTCCACCTGACGAACTACGTCCAGCGGGGCATCACGCTGAACGAGTTCCTCGAGATCGCGGCGAACGACGCTGGGCGCACGGCGGTTTTCGGCATCCCGCTCCAGCAGAAGTGGGACTACTTCGAGTCGGGCGACCGGGCGCCGGACTACTACCTGCACTCCGATTCGGCGCTGTACTACTACTCCTTCGTCGATGCGATCATCGCCGAGGAGTACCAGCAGTTGCCGCCCGAGGACCAGGCGCGCTTCGACCCGATGATCACGGGCTTCAACCCGACGGACATGTATGCCGCGGATCACATCCGCCGCGTTCTGGAGCACTATCCCAACGTCTTCTCCGGAATCGGGGAGTTCTCGATCCACAAGGAGTTCGTTACCTCGAAGATCCTCGGCCATACGGCCAGTCTGCGGAATCCGGCGCTCGACCGGGTGCTCGACTTCGCTGCCGAGGCGGGCCTCGTCGTGATCCTCCACAACGACATCGACGTCGTGCTGCCGACCGGGGCGTACGAGCCGGTTCACCTGGAGCCCTTGCGGGAGCTCTTCCGGGCCCACCCCGGCGTCCCGATCATCTGGGCCCATACCGGGCTGGGCCGGTTCGTGGCGCCCGCCGTGGACCATGTCGAGCTGCTCGACGCCCTGCTCTCCGACGAGACGTTCTCCCATGTCCACTGCGACCTGTCCTGGGACGAAGTGGCGAAGTACATCGTGCGCGATGAAACATCGCTTGAAGCCTGGGCCGCGCTGCTCGAACGCCATCCGGACCGCTTTCTGTTCGGGACGGATTCCGTTGCGCCGAGCGGTCGGGACCCGTACCTCAAAACGTGGCGCGATTACGCGCCGCTTTGGGACAGGCTCAGCGACACGACGCTGCACGCGATCACGATCGGCAACTACGAGCGCATCTTCGACGAGGCGAACCGCAACGTACGGGCGTGGGAGGAGCGAATGCTGAAGAGGAGACCGGAATGA
- a CDS encoding glycosyltransferase family 4 protein: MRRLGVEVTVHSPDPCPDWFDGARAFYRQAPALEPRSLPRVEVAVGTLAPTVAAAVKIGERMACHLCQGYEPGHDTLEPAGREAMRAAYDLPALKLVVSPHLVRTLRDRHGVEARWIPQPFEPQLFRPPERERVDDGRLRILVSGHWALEVKGVAWCLRALRPLFESTDGGIEIVRLSLDADEEELAFWPEADRRRHVPPGEVPELIQGVDLCVGPSSPLEGFGLLALEAMGCARPCVLTDIPSHRDLDPEGRASIKVPFGDGDALRAAVERLWRDRNLRRRLGRAGRAIAETYTERRTGEALMQAFGADPTDQQKIAT, encoded by the coding sequence TTGAGACGGTTGGGGGTCGAGGTCACCGTCCATTCGCCGGATCCCTGCCCGGACTGGTTCGACGGCGCGCGGGCCTTCTACCGGCAGGCTCCGGCGCTCGAACCTCGTTCTTTGCCCCGGGTCGAGGTGGCGGTCGGTACGCTGGCCCCGACGGTCGCTGCGGCGGTCAAGATCGGCGAGCGGATGGCCTGCCACCTCTGCCAGGGGTACGAGCCGGGCCACGACACGCTGGAGCCGGCAGGGCGCGAGGCGATGCGGGCGGCCTACGACCTGCCCGCGTTGAAGCTGGTCGTCTCCCCGCATCTGGTGCGTACCCTGCGCGATCGGCACGGCGTCGAAGCGCGGTGGATACCCCAGCCCTTCGAGCCGCAGCTGTTCCGGCCACCGGAACGGGAGCGCGTTGACGACGGCCGGCTGCGGATCCTCGTCAGCGGGCACTGGGCACTGGAAGTCAAGGGCGTCGCCTGGTGCCTGCGCGCGCTGAGGCCTCTCTTCGAGAGTACGGACGGAGGGATCGAGATCGTGCGCCTGTCGCTCGACGCGGACGAGGAGGAGCTGGCCTTCTGGCCGGAGGCGGATCGCCGTCGGCACGTGCCGCCGGGGGAAGTTCCCGAGCTGATCCAGGGCGTCGATCTCTGCGTCGGACCGTCGTCCCCTCTCGAGGGCTTCGGCCTGCTCGCGCTCGAAGCGATGGGCTGCGCCCGTCCCTGCGTTCTGACGGACATTCCCTCGCACCGGGACCTCGATCCGGAAGGCCGGGCCTCCATCAAGGTCCCGTTCGGCGACGGGGACGCGCTTCGAGCCGCGGTGGAACGCTTGTGGCGAGACCGGAACCTGCGGCGGAGACTCGGCAGGGCGGGGCGCGCGATCGCCGAGACGTACACGGAACGCCGCACCGGTGAAGCGCTCATGCAGGCCTTCGGCGCCGACCCGACGGATCAACAGAAGATCGCTACGTAG
- a CDS encoding class I SAM-dependent methyltransferase, which produces MLLLVLPWDAEADASAEWWYLRRWLASEARAVFDEVDVVSELPTQAPDGLEATLVLRSCRVLIGRASLRRMREELTQAQDRVSAVYATDLTTTGPEAGTDLFTLADFEQAEATWLAADRTDAATPPSGEGAFPAALLSPAATTRCASGERIPGPHAGLCYEFIDYYGGERADVLPLLPPDLGPESSVLEVGCGRGATAALIKERFGCRTVGIELNPEAAVAAESRLDRVIHGDVQTVEPGEKFDAIVAFELFEHLTDGQTFLERAASWLRPGGRMVFSVPNVGHYSVVEDLIAGRWDYIPMGLLCATHVRFFTRRTLEDWLHAAGFDRYRIDAQTTPLPPRMDALPESMAPDRESLATAGFYVAIFC; this is translated from the coding sequence ATGCTTCTGCTGGTCCTTCCCTGGGACGCCGAGGCCGACGCGTCCGCCGAGTGGTGGTACCTCCGTCGATGGCTCGCCTCTGAGGCGCGCGCCGTGTTCGACGAGGTCGATGTCGTTTCGGAACTGCCGACCCAGGCACCTGACGGGCTGGAAGCGACCCTCGTCCTGAGGTCCTGCCGCGTCCTGATCGGCCGGGCCTCCCTGCGCCGGATGCGGGAGGAACTGACGCAGGCGCAAGACCGGGTCTCAGCCGTCTACGCCACCGACCTGACGACGACCGGGCCCGAAGCGGGCACCGACCTGTTCACCCTGGCCGACTTCGAGCAGGCCGAGGCCACCTGGCTGGCAGCCGACCGGACCGACGCGGCCACGCCTCCTTCCGGAGAAGGCGCCTTCCCGGCCGCCCTGCTTTCTCCAGCGGCCACCACGAGGTGCGCCTCGGGCGAACGGATACCCGGTCCCCACGCCGGCCTCTGTTACGAGTTCATCGACTACTACGGCGGCGAACGCGCCGATGTCCTGCCGCTTCTGCCGCCAGACCTCGGGCCCGAATCCTCCGTCCTGGAGGTCGGATGCGGCCGCGGTGCGACCGCGGCCCTCATCAAGGAGCGTTTCGGCTGCCGCACCGTCGGAATCGAACTGAATCCGGAAGCGGCGGTGGCGGCCGAGAGCCGGCTCGACCGGGTGATCCACGGCGACGTCCAGACCGTGGAACCTGGAGAGAAGTTCGACGCGATCGTCGCCTTCGAGCTGTTCGAGCACCTGACCGACGGGCAAACGTTCCTCGAACGCGCCGCCAGCTGGCTCCGTCCCGGCGGACGCATGGTGTTCTCGGTGCCGAACGTCGGACACTACTCGGTCGTGGAGGACCTCATTGCCGGACGCTGGGACTACATCCCGATGGGTCTGCTATGCGCCACGCACGTCCGCTTTTTTACCCGCCGCACGCTCGAGGACTGGCTGCACGCGGCCGGCTTCGACCGCTACCGGATCGACGCGCAGACGACTCCCCTGCCGCCCCGGATGGACGCGCTGCCGGAGTCGATGGCGCCCGACCGCGAGAGTCTGGCGACGGCCGGTTTCTACGTAGCGATCTTCTGTTGA
- a CDS encoding ammonium transporter: MKPQFEPFSSRSTVLKVLLAGVGLLLVASAAGAQVSEEVTYVFNTYAFLVWGAFIMWMCAGFTMLEAGSVRTKNASVICMKNIGLYSIAGIAYYVIGYNLMYVDVSGWIGSVSFFFEASADEMAFLAGDADKAAAVVGSGYSEMSSWFFQMTFVATTASIVSGALAERVKLWSFLIFTAVLTAVLYPIVGAWTWGGGWLAERGFQDFAGSTIVHSTGGWAALAGIIMVGARRGKFRDDGSVKATPPSNVPIVTLGVFILWMGWFGFNGGSQLALGGASDATAMGNLLINTNLGAAAGVVAALVLSRPLLGRIDLLAVLNGALGGLVGVTAGPDLVGHHWALLIGAIGGVVTVAGMRLLERMKLDDVVGAVPVHLFAGIWGTLAVCIAAGGSFVPQVIGIVVIGVFVFGVSLLVWWVLEKTIGVRVSPEVEELGQDMTELGIESYPEFILMPDEDDMQAAKAAQDQARS; this comes from the coding sequence ATGAAGCCCCAGTTCGAGCCGTTCTCGTCACGATCGACCGTCCTCAAGGTACTCCTCGCTGGCGTTGGATTGCTTCTCGTGGCGTCCGCGGCTGGCGCCCAGGTGTCCGAAGAGGTCACCTACGTCTTCAATACGTACGCCTTCCTGGTCTGGGGTGCGTTCATCATGTGGATGTGCGCCGGCTTCACCATGCTCGAGGCGGGTTCCGTGCGGACGAAGAACGCCTCCGTCATCTGCATGAAGAACATCGGCCTGTACTCGATCGCCGGGATCGCGTACTACGTGATCGGCTACAACCTGATGTACGTCGATGTGAGCGGCTGGATCGGTTCGGTTTCGTTCTTCTTCGAAGCGTCGGCGGACGAGATGGCCTTCCTCGCCGGCGACGCCGACAAGGCGGCCGCCGTCGTTGGAAGCGGCTACTCCGAGATGTCGAGCTGGTTCTTCCAGATGACGTTCGTGGCCACGACGGCCTCGATCGTGTCGGGGGCTCTCGCCGAGCGGGTCAAGCTCTGGTCCTTCCTCATCTTCACGGCCGTGCTGACCGCGGTTCTGTACCCGATCGTCGGGGCCTGGACCTGGGGCGGCGGCTGGCTGGCCGAGCGCGGTTTCCAGGACTTTGCCGGCTCGACGATCGTCCACTCGACCGGTGGCTGGGCGGCGCTGGCCGGCATCATCATGGTCGGCGCGCGGCGCGGCAAGTTCCGCGACGACGGCAGCGTCAAGGCGACGCCGCCGTCCAACGTGCCGATCGTCACGCTCGGGGTCTTCATCCTCTGGATGGGCTGGTTCGGGTTCAACGGCGGCTCGCAGCTTGCGCTCGGCGGCGCCAGCGATGCCACGGCGATGGGCAACCTGCTGATCAACACGAACCTCGGGGCCGCGGCCGGCGTCGTCGCGGCCCTCGTCCTGTCACGGCCGCTGCTGGGCCGGATCGACCTCCTGGCTGTGCTCAACGGCGCACTCGGCGGACTGGTCGGCGTGACCGCCGGACCGGACCTTGTCGGCCACCACTGGGCGCTGCTGATCGGCGCCATCGGCGGCGTGGTCACGGTCGCCGGCATGAGGCTGCTCGAACGGATGAAGCTCGACGATGTCGTCGGTGCCGTTCCGGTCCACCTGTTCGCCGGTATCTGGGGCACCCTCGCCGTCTGCATCGCGGCCGGCGGCAGCTTCGTGCCGCAGGTCATCGGCATCGTCGTGATCGGCGTCTTCGTCTTCGGGGTTTCCCTGCTCGTGTGGTGGGTGCTCGAGAAGACGATCGGCGTTCGGGTTTCGCCGGAAGTCGAGGAACTCGGTCAGGACATGACCGAACTGGGCATCGAGTCCTACCCCGAGTTCATCCTGATGCCGGACGAGGACGACATGCAGGCGGCCAAGGCGGCGCAGGACCAGGCAAGGAGCTGA
- a CDS encoding DUF1501 domain-containing protein yields MNGKKTDSLCSERGPRLSADPQGDYALGVNRRQFFGLASTGIGVAALSSLLDPGPSWAAPDEAAKALGALGGTHFPARAKRVIYLFQSGAPSQIDLFDYKPRLAEWHGEELPASVRGDQRVTGMTANQTSFPITASMFEFAQHGESGAWVSELMPRTAGIVDRLCFLKAVNTEAINHDPGITYLQTGHQQPGRPSLGAWLSYGIGSENNDLPAFIVLISQGSAKRESQALFQRLWGAGFLPSEHQGVNLRAAEDPVLYLSDPPGIDRGVRRRMLDVVAELNEQHHDEFGDPEITARIAQYEMAYRMQASVPELVDTSGEPQSTFDLYGEDARTPGTYAANCLLARRLAERDVRFIQLYHRGWDQHGDLPSDIRLQCGDVDRASAALVTDLEQRGLLEDTLVVWGGEFGRTVYCQGTLAEDNYGRDHHGRCYTVWMAGAGIEPGKTHGETDDHCYNIVSGGVHIHDLNATILHQLGIDHERLIYRYSGRDFRLTDVHGRVVEDVLA; encoded by the coding sequence ATGAACGGAAAGAAGACCGACTCTCTCTGCAGCGAACGCGGCCCGCGCCTGAGCGCGGATCCGCAGGGCGACTACGCCCTCGGCGTCAACCGGCGCCAGTTCTTCGGCCTGGCGAGCACGGGCATCGGCGTCGCGGCGCTCTCTTCGCTGCTCGATCCGGGGCCTTCGTGGGCCGCCCCCGACGAGGCAGCGAAGGCGCTGGGCGCGCTCGGCGGCACTCACTTCCCGGCCAGGGCGAAGCGGGTGATCTACCTGTTTCAGTCCGGTGCGCCGTCCCAGATCGACCTCTTCGACTACAAGCCGCGGCTGGCCGAGTGGCATGGCGAGGAGCTTCCGGCATCGGTTCGGGGAGATCAGCGCGTGACCGGCATGACGGCCAACCAGACGTCGTTCCCGATCACGGCGTCGATGTTCGAGTTCGCGCAGCACGGCGAGAGCGGCGCCTGGGTCAGCGAGCTGATGCCCCGGACGGCGGGAATCGTCGACAGGCTCTGCTTCCTCAAGGCCGTGAACACGGAGGCGATCAACCACGATCCGGGCATCACCTATCTGCAGACGGGACACCAGCAGCCGGGCCGACCGAGCCTGGGCGCCTGGTTGAGCTACGGCATCGGCTCCGAGAACAACGACCTGCCGGCCTTCATCGTGCTGATCTCCCAAGGCAGCGCCAAACGCGAATCCCAGGCCCTGTTTCAGCGACTCTGGGGCGCCGGTTTCCTCCCCTCGGAGCACCAGGGTGTCAACCTGCGGGCTGCGGAGGACCCGGTTCTCTACCTCTCCGATCCGCCGGGGATCGACCGCGGCGTCCGGCGGCGGATGCTGGACGTGGTGGCCGAGCTCAACGAGCAGCACCACGACGAGTTTGGCGACCCGGAGATCACGGCCCGGATCGCCCAGTACGAGATGGCCTACCGGATGCAGGCCTCGGTGCCCGAGCTCGTCGACACGTCGGGCGAGCCGCAGAGCACCTTCGACCTGTACGGCGAGGATGCGCGCACCCCGGGCACCTACGCCGCGAACTGCCTGCTGGCGCGGCGGCTTGCGGAACGCGACGTACGCTTCATCCAGCTCTACCACCGCGGCTGGGACCAGCACGGCGATCTGCCGAGCGACATCCGCCTGCAGTGCGGCGACGTGGACCGGGCGTCGGCGGCGCTGGTCACCGACCTGGAGCAGCGGGGGCTGCTGGAAGACACTCTCGTCGTCTGGGGCGGCGAGTTCGGCCGCACCGTGTACTGCCAGGGAACGCTGGCCGAGGACAACTACGGCCGCGACCACCACGGCCGCTGCTACACGGTGTGGATGGCGGGAGCCGGCATCGAACCGGGCAAGACGCACGGCGAGACGGACGACCACTGCTACAACATCGTCTCGGGCGGCGTGCACATCCACGACCTGAACGCGACGATCCTCCACCAGCTCGGGATCGACCATGAGCGCCTGATCTACCGTTACAGCGGCCGCGACTTCCGGTTGACCGATGTCCACGGTCGGGTGGTGGAGGATGTGCTGGCGTAG
- a CDS encoding PSD1 and planctomycete cytochrome C domain-containing protein yields the protein MVSVVARVVALVVCAAGLASFGGGFAQAATAPDFESEVLPVLKSRCFACHGPLRQRGNLRLDSRPAMLIGGGRGAAIVPGDAEASLLVAAIRREDELEMPPPRALEEAERALLESWIDAGAEWPLAHQEEDGGVGVAAREVPPVEHDIVGPGEPLSFNRDVRPILSDHCYECHGPDAAVRQVGLRLDQGESALGVLSSGRRALVPGSLDESQLFQRIAAVDPLDRMPPPHADSTLSDREIETLGRFILQGAEFEDHWAYRPPRRPDPPPVADPDWVRGDLDRFVLARLESEGLAPAPEAARRTLVRRLSLDLTGLPPTPGEVEAFLADTSPDAYERLVDRLLASERYGEHMARFWLDAARYADTNGYHRDLERSMWRWRDWVIDAFNRNQPFDEFTVDQLAGDLLADPSPEQLLATGFHRNHMINNEGGAIPEEYRVQYVFDRTDTTATVWMGLTAGCAKCHDHKFDPISQREYYQLAAFFNTVDEAGLDGNQGNAEPKIQAPDPGQRALLREIREELAPLDALLDDANGEAVTTQAAWQQEWDRRLGERWRPLVPVSLESTAGARMTVLDDGSIEVSGENPVTDVYVIEAETDLDHVGALRLEALRDRSDPSLGIGRAEDGSFVLTEVEVEVTPLDGGPSGALNLAAGYADYATPSMGLELAVDSDPETGWGAGYMTRPTARTAVFRAARARTPEVAEAAPGPAFGVRLRIVLRQESTYQYKTMRRFRLSVSDAPEVAFQVLEPKQLPPPYGGLVTAYRDVEYLVGLPEDQRTGEQATTIRHRFRRGYWSPWLVHETRYAALSERLREIEAAVPTTMVMREMDDPRPTFVLRRGEYDQQLDEVDAAVPAVLPPIPEDLPKNRLGLARWLVSGDHPLTARVTANRIWRKFFARGLVATAGDFGAQGAWPSHPELLDWLATELVRQEWDLKALQKMVVLSSTYRQSSRVSAELIELDPENRLLARASRFRLDAEVIRDGALAVSGLLVERLGGPSVKPYQPPGLWREIGYESSASVFEQDHGEALYRRSLYTFWKRTVPPPNMLVFDAPNRETCVVERSRSNTPLQALVLMNDPQFVEAARVLAEDLLAENAAAAPADAGDASLIDGLFRRVLARPATAVEQEAMFDLVADLRPRYERDPAAAEALLNVGEWPVDESLPGAELAAWSVAASAVLNLDEAVTRR from the coding sequence ATGGTTTCGGTAGTGGCCAGAGTCGTGGCTTTGGTCGTGTGTGCCGCTGGTCTCGCTTCATTTGGAGGGGGATTCGCCCAGGCCGCGACGGCGCCGGACTTCGAGTCTGAGGTGTTACCCGTCCTGAAGAGCCGGTGTTTCGCCTGTCACGGACCGCTGAGACAGCGGGGGAATCTGCGGCTGGACTCGCGGCCGGCGATGTTGATCGGGGGTGGTCGGGGAGCGGCGATCGTGCCTGGAGATGCGGAGGCGAGTCTGCTCGTGGCTGCGATTCGGCGCGAGGATGAACTGGAGATGCCGCCGCCGCGGGCGCTCGAGGAGGCGGAGCGGGCGTTGCTCGAGTCGTGGATCGATGCCGGTGCGGAGTGGCCTCTGGCGCACCAGGAAGAGGATGGGGGAGTTGGCGTCGCGGCGCGTGAAGTTCCGCCCGTGGAGCACGACATCGTGGGTCCGGGCGAGCCTCTCTCCTTCAATCGAGACGTCCGGCCGATCCTGTCGGACCACTGCTACGAGTGTCACGGCCCGGACGCGGCCGTGCGTCAGGTGGGCCTGCGGCTCGACCAGGGCGAGTCGGCGCTGGGTGTTCTTTCCTCGGGGCGTCGTGCCTTGGTGCCCGGCAGCCTGGACGAGAGTCAGTTGTTCCAGCGGATCGCGGCAGTCGATCCTCTCGATCGCATGCCGCCGCCTCACGCGGACTCGACGTTGTCCGACCGTGAGATCGAGACCCTGGGCCGGTTCATTCTGCAAGGAGCGGAGTTCGAGGATCACTGGGCGTACCGGCCGCCGCGGCGTCCCGACCCGCCGCCGGTGGCGGACCCTGATTGGGTCCGCGGCGATCTCGATCGCTTCGTTCTCGCCCGGCTGGAGAGCGAGGGACTTGCGCCCGCGCCTGAGGCGGCCCGCCGCACACTGGTACGACGCCTGTCGCTCGATCTGACCGGGCTGCCGCCGACGCCGGGCGAGGTGGAGGCCTTCCTGGCCGACACCTCGCCGGACGCCTACGAGCGTCTGGTGGACCGGCTGCTCGCCTCCGAGCGCTACGGGGAGCACATGGCGCGCTTCTGGCTGGACGCCGCCCGCTACGCCGACACGAACGGCTACCACCGGGACCTCGAGCGGTCGATGTGGCGCTGGCGCGACTGGGTGATCGACGCGTTCAACCGCAACCAGCCCTTCGACGAATTCACGGTCGATCAGCTCGCTGGCGACCTGCTGGCGGATCCGAGTCCTGAGCAGTTGCTTGCCACCGGCTTCCACCGCAACCACATGATCAACAACGAGGGCGGCGCGATTCCGGAGGAGTACCGCGTCCAGTACGTCTTCGACCGCACGGACACGACGGCCACGGTCTGGATGGGGCTGACCGCCGGCTGCGCCAAGTGCCACGACCACAAGTTCGATCCGATCAGCCAGCGTGAGTACTACCAGCTCGCCGCCTTCTTCAACACGGTCGACGAGGCCGGTCTCGATGGCAACCAGGGCAATGCGGAGCCGAAGATCCAGGCGCCCGACCCGGGCCAGCGTGCGTTGCTTCGGGAGATTCGGGAGGAACTTGCGCCGCTCGATGCGCTCCTCGACGATGCGAACGGAGAAGCCGTCACGACGCAGGCCGCGTGGCAGCAGGAGTGGGACCGCCGGCTGGGCGAGAGGTGGCGGCCGCTGGTGCCGGTTTCGCTCGAGTCCACCGCTGGAGCCCGTATGACCGTTCTCGATGACGGCTCGATCGAAGTGTCCGGCGAGAATCCCGTGACCGACGTCTATGTGATCGAGGCCGAGACCGACCTTGACCACGTCGGCGCGTTGCGGCTGGAGGCGCTTCGGGATCGGTCCGATCCGTCGCTCGGGATTGGCCGGGCCGAGGACGGGAGTTTCGTGCTGACCGAGGTCGAGGTCGAGGTGACGCCGCTCGATGGGGGACCGTCCGGCGCCCTGAACCTGGCTGCTGGCTACGCCGACTACGCGACGCCGTCCATGGGCCTCGAACTGGCGGTGGACAGCGATCCTGAGACCGGCTGGGGCGCCGGCTACATGACCCGGCCCACCGCCCGGACGGCCGTGTTCCGGGCGGCTCGGGCTCGGACGCCCGAGGTGGCCGAGGCGGCGCCGGGCCCGGCCTTTGGCGTCCGGCTGCGGATCGTTCTGCGGCAGGAGTCGACCTATCAGTACAAGACGATGCGCCGTTTCCGGCTGTCGGTATCCGACGCGCCCGAGGTGGCGTTTCAGGTGCTGGAGCCGAAGCAGCTGCCGCCACCGTACGGCGGTCTCGTGACGGCGTACCGGGACGTCGAGTACCTGGTCGGGCTGCCCGAGGATCAACGGACCGGGGAGCAGGCGACGACGATCCGCCATCGCTTCCGACGGGGCTACTGGTCTCCGTGGCTGGTGCATGAGACGCGCTACGCCGCGCTCTCGGAGCGTCTCCGTGAGATCGAGGCCGCCGTGCCGACGACGATGGTCATGCGCGAGATGGACGATCCGCGGCCAACCTTCGTGTTGCGTCGCGGCGAGTACGACCAGCAGTTGGACGAAGTCGACGCGGCCGTTCCGGCGGTGCTGCCGCCGATCCCGGAAGACCTCCCGAAGAACCGGCTCGGCCTGGCGCGCTGGCTGGTCAGCGGAGATCATCCGCTCACCGCGCGTGTGACGGCGAATCGCATCTGGCGGAAGTTCTTCGCTCGCGGCCTGGTGGCGACGGCCGGCGACTTCGGCGCCCAGGGCGCGTGGCCGTCCCACCCGGAGCTGCTCGACTGGCTGGCGACCGAACTGGTCCGGCAGGAGTGGGATCTGAAGGCGCTCCAGAAGATGGTCGTGCTGTCCTCGACTTATCGCCAGAGTTCCAGGGTGAGCGCGGAACTCATCGAACTCGACCCGGAGAACCGGCTGCTGGCGCGCGCGTCCCGCTTCCGCCTCGACGCGGAGGTGATCCGGGACGGGGCGCTGGCCGTTTCCGGCCTTCTGGTCGAGAGGCTCGGCGGCCCGAGCGTCAAGCCCTATCAGCCGCCCGGTCTGTGGCGGGAGATCGGCTACGAGAGCAGCGCCAGCGTCTTCGAGCAGGACCACGGCGAGGCGCTCTACCGGCGCAGCCTGTACACCTTCTGGAAGCGGACCGTGCCGCCGCCGAACATGCTGGTGTTCGACGCGCCGAACCGGGAGACGTGCGTAGTGGAGAGGTCCCGCTCCAACACGCCGCTGCAGGCCCTGGTGCTGATGAACGATCCCCAGTTCGTCGAGGCGGCGCGCGTTCTGGCGGAAGACCTGCTTGCGGAGAACGCCGCCGCGGCGCCGGCCGACGCCGGCGATGCGAGTCTGATCGACGGGCTCTTCCGCCGGGTGCTGGCGCGTCCGGCGACGGCCGTGGAGCAAGAGGCGATGTTCGATCTCGTCGCCGATCTGCGGCCGCGCTACGAACGGGATCCGGCGGCGGCCGAAGCGTTGCTGAACGTCGGCGAGTGGCCCGTCGACGAGAGTTTGCCTGGCGCCGAACTCGCGGCCTGGAGTGTGGCCGCGAGCGCGGTGCTCAACTTGGACGAGGCGGTGACCAGACGATGA